The Planctomycetia bacterium genome includes a window with the following:
- a CDS encoding glycosyltransferase family 2 protein, whose translation MIGTRIDTHRVINGLSPGTERKLCGVWVIIPAKNEQASIPHVLNDLPAVGRVIVVDNGSTDGTADAARCGGADVVREERRGYGSACLAGLARIEWLVGSGEPPPAIVVFLDADYSDHPEELPQLIEPILAGDIDFTIGSRLLGQRETGAMPPQSIYGNKLACFLMWLFWGVRHTDLGPFRAITYSALQQLGMQDTNFGWTVEMQIKAAVAKLRTQEIPVRYRRRIGVSKISGTVSGTIKAGYKILFTIARYRWQTLWTK comes from the coding sequence ATGATCGGTACTCGAATTGACACCCATCGCGTCATAAACGGACTTTCGCCTGGGACCGAGCGCAAGCTCTGTGGTGTATGGGTCATCATCCCAGCCAAGAATGAGCAAGCGTCTATCCCCCATGTGCTGAACGATCTACCGGCAGTTGGACGGGTGATCGTCGTTGACAATGGATCGACGGATGGAACAGCAGACGCGGCCCGATGCGGAGGTGCGGATGTTGTCCGAGAGGAGCGACGCGGTTATGGGTCGGCCTGCCTGGCGGGACTCGCACGCATCGAATGGCTGGTCGGAAGCGGCGAGCCCCCACCGGCAATCGTCGTCTTCTTGGATGCGGATTACAGCGATCACCCTGAGGAATTACCGCAACTGATTGAGCCAATACTGGCGGGCGACATCGATTTTACGATTGGTTCGCGACTCTTGGGCCAGCGTGAAACCGGCGCGATGCCGCCGCAAAGCATCTACGGCAACAAACTGGCGTGCTTTCTGATGTGGTTGTTTTGGGGCGTGCGACACACCGATCTCGGACCGTTCCGGGCCATCACTTACTCGGCGCTGCAACAACTTGGAATGCAAGACACAAACTTCGGCTGGACGGTCGAGATGCAGATCAAGGCTGCGGTTGCCAAGCTACGCACTCAAGAGATTCCGGTGCGATACCGAAGGCGGATCGGCGTAAGCAAGATCAGCGGCACGGTCAGCGGTACGATTAAGGCCGGATACAAGATACTGTTCACCATTGCTCGTTATCGGTGGCAGACACTGTGGACGAAGTAA
- a CDS encoding glycosyltransferase 87 family protein — MDEVTSEAGSLIPAKQSSRLTRQAAVLLLLVIAQAVLYFIVTALSRRFGYEEPFGQRPIPAVLGLLTACFGLHLLSLKIALRIGNQRQIVVMVLCAAAVFRGIMLFSEPIQEIDIYRYLWDGAASAEGVNPFRYSPEQVLRADPSRPLPSDLRRLVALRDRSAPLAEVLGRIHYGDLTTVYPPVSQAVFVTASWICPASATVSHRVVLMKATLLLFDIATIVFVLLLLRLTGRHLGWSIVYAWSPLVLKEFANSGHLDAIAVCLTTASLACWTHGMLAKGTLRSTTWLGVAGLLLGLGTAAKLYPIVLLPVLAFVTLKRVSWRAATWYGMLGILTSGLLLAPMLLTQPVATVWSVSPAMPGRETPSPKSSPPQSTLTGIEAAKPERPRSGLAMFFRRWEINDLIFMVVVENLRPTPLDSDHATSEQSPWFSVAPDRWRQAVVAPLASRLDETPANMAFLLARGATLGVFVLVALWLVWQAQRSDEPERWLEAGFLTLAWFWALSPTMNPWYWTWVLPLLPFARGRAWYAVSGLLMLYYLRFWLAYHFADTLLFGTGYRGEHFFHFVVVPLEHGLWTGWLVVESWKRGKCAPFYRYNFKDGVK; from the coding sequence GTGGACGAAGTAACCAGCGAAGCTGGTAGCCTCATACCCGCGAAGCAGTCCTCGCGATTGACCCGACAGGCAGCAGTCCTTCTGCTGCTGGTGATCGCTCAAGCGGTCCTCTACTTCATCGTCACGGCGTTGAGCAGACGATTCGGGTACGAAGAACCTTTTGGCCAACGGCCAATCCCAGCGGTGCTTGGTCTGCTCACCGCCTGCTTTGGACTGCACCTTCTCAGTCTGAAGATCGCCCTGCGGATCGGAAACCAGCGGCAGATCGTGGTGATGGTGCTGTGCGCAGCGGCAGTGTTTCGCGGAATCATGCTGTTCTCGGAGCCGATCCAGGAAATCGACATCTACCGTTATCTTTGGGATGGAGCTGCATCTGCCGAAGGCGTTAACCCTTTTCGCTACAGTCCCGAACAGGTACTGCGTGCCGATCCGAGTCGGCCTCTGCCGTCTGATTTGAGGCGACTCGTCGCCTTGCGTGATCGTTCCGCGCCTTTGGCAGAAGTGTTAGGCCGCATTCATTACGGCGACCTCACGACGGTCTATCCGCCTGTCAGTCAAGCGGTCTTCGTAACCGCATCCTGGATCTGTCCCGCTTCTGCAACGGTCTCTCATCGCGTCGTGCTGATGAAGGCGACGCTCCTTCTGTTCGACATCGCGACGATTGTGTTCGTGCTGCTTCTCCTGCGGCTCACCGGGCGTCATTTGGGATGGAGCATCGTCTACGCATGGTCGCCGCTTGTGTTGAAGGAATTCGCCAATAGCGGGCATCTGGATGCCATTGCCGTCTGCCTGACCACGGCGTCGTTGGCTTGCTGGACGCACGGGATGTTGGCGAAAGGAACTTTGCGTTCCACTACTTGGCTGGGTGTGGCTGGTTTACTGTTGGGACTCGGCACTGCCGCCAAGTTGTATCCGATAGTTTTGCTTCCGGTCTTAGCTTTCGTCACGTTGAAGAGAGTCTCCTGGCGAGCCGCGACATGGTATGGCATGTTGGGAATATTGACCTCGGGATTGCTACTCGCTCCGATGCTGCTGACACAACCGGTTGCAACGGTGTGGTCTGTCAGTCCGGCAATGCCTGGTCGCGAGACCCCTTCACCGAAATCGAGTCCACCGCAATCGACACTAACTGGGATTGAGGCAGCGAAGCCGGAGCGTCCAAGAAGCGGATTGGCAATGTTCTTCCGGCGTTGGGAAATAAACGACTTGATCTTTATGGTCGTGGTTGAAAACCTCCGACCGACGCCGTTGGACAGCGACCATGCTACATCGGAACAGTCGCCCTGGTTTTCAGTCGCACCAGACCGATGGCGCCAAGCGGTTGTCGCACCTCTGGCTTCCAGGCTCGATGAAACTCCAGCGAACATGGCCTTCCTGCTCGCGCGGGGAGCAACACTTGGCGTGTTTGTCCTCGTCGCGTTGTGGCTTGTATGGCAGGCCCAACGCAGCGATGAGCCGGAACGCTGGCTGGAGGCAGGTTTTCTCACGCTGGCCTGGTTCTGGGCACTCTCACCAACGATGAATCCGTGGTATTGGACGTGGGTATTGCCGCTGCTGCCGTTCGCTCGTGGCCGCGCTTGGTACGCCGTCTCTGGGCTGCTCATGCTCTATTACCTGCGGTTCTGGCTGGCCTATCACTTCGCCGACACTCTTCTATTCGGAACAGGCTATCGCGGCGAGCACTTCTTCCATTTCGTGGTTGTGCCGCTAGAGCACGGACTTTGGACGGGATGGCTTGTGGTTGAGTCCTGGAAACGTGGGAAGTGTGCCCCATTTTACAGATACAATTTCAAGGACGGCGTAAAATGA